One stretch of Agelaius phoeniceus isolate bAgePho1 chromosome 15, bAgePho1.hap1, whole genome shotgun sequence DNA includes these proteins:
- the RPS14 gene encoding small ribosomal subunit protein uS11, producing the protein MAPRKGKEKKEEQVISLGPQVAEGENVFGVCHIFASFNDTFVHVTDLSGKETICRVTGGMKVKADRDESSPYAAMLAAQDVAQRCKELGITALHIKLRATGGNRTKTPGPGAQSALRALARSGMKIGRIEDVTPIPSDSTRRKGGRRGRRL; encoded by the exons ATGGCACCTCGTAAGGgcaaggagaagaaggaagagcaggTCATCAGCTTGGGACCCCAGGTTGCTGAAGGAGAGAATGTGTTTGGCGTCTGCCACATCTTTGCCTCCTTCAATGACACTTTTGTCCATGTGACCGATCTGTCTGGCAA GGAAACCATCTGCCGTGTTACCGGTGGGATGAAGGTGAAGGCAGACAGAGATGAGTCCTCTCCCTACGCAGCCATGCTGGCAGCCCAGGACGTTGCCCAGAGGTGCAAGGAGCTGGGCATCACTGCCCTGCACATCAAGCTGCGTGCAACTGGGGGCAACAG GACCAAGACTCCTGGACCTGGTGCTCAGTCAGCCCTGAGAGCTCTGGCTCGCTCTGGAATGAAGATTGGCCGCATTG AGGATGTCACCCCCATCCCCTCCGACAGCACTCGCAGGAAGGGTGGGCGCCGTGGACGTCGTCTGTAA